The Streptomyces sp. 135 sequence GCCGCCAGGGTGTGCGTGAAGTAGCGGTTTTTCTCCGCCTTGGCCGTGTACACGCTCGCGTCGACGGCCTGCACCTGGAGGAGCCGCACGACGAAGGCCAGCATCACCAGCGTCAGGCCCAGGCTGACCATGCGCAGGCGTGGGCGAGGGCTGCCCAGGCGGATGGTGCGGGCCTGGCCTTGGTGCCGGGGCGGCGGGCGGCGGGCGCCCTGCGGATGCCGGGCGCCGGGCGCGCCAGGGCGTGCGGGCCGCGAGGGCCCTGGCACCCGACGCCGCGGGGTTCCCTGTCGGACACTTAACGTCACCTGCCGGAGGTCGTCGGGGCCGGGCTGCGGGGCCGGGGGGCGTGGGGGCACGGTCGCGGGTGGCCCAGCCGCGGTTGGCGCGGCCGCGGGCGCCGGGCGGAGACGGCAGGCGGGGCCGGGGCGGGGCGGAGATCGGCACGGAGGCCGCCGGGGCGCCACCTCCTGCGGACGCAGCGCCGAGGGCCGGGCCGCGGCGGCGCCGGGCACACCGCGCACGGTGCCGTCGGGGTTCAGGAAGGCCGGGTCGCCGCCGGGGACCATGCCGAGCTTGTCGGCGCGCCGCTGGAGGGCGTCGGGCGCGGCGTAGCCGTCCACGTCGCGCTGGAGCTCCTGCTTCTCCTCGGTGAGGTCCTTCGTCTGCCGCTTGAGCTCACTCACCTGGAACGAGCCTTCGTTGAGCGAGGAGTTCAGGATGAGCAGCATGATCAGGCCACCGCCGAGGAGCAGCACGACCAGGAGGACGAAGGGCGTGCGCGCGGCCTGGTTCTGGCCCTGCGGGAGCAGTTTCGCGAGGCGGGCGGCCCTCCCCCGCAGCTCGGGCTTCTTGCTCATGGAGCCTCCTCGCGTAACTCAGCTCAGCGGACGGTGCTCACGTGTCCTTCGGCCGGCCGGGCCTCAGCTCACGTCCTCGCGGACGCGCTCGGCGCCCCGCAGCCGCGCCGGGGCGGCCCTGCGGTTCTCGGCGACCTCTTCCTCGGTGGGCAGTTCGGCGCCGCGGGTCAGAAGCTTCAGGCGCGGCTGGTAGCGCTCGGGGACCACGGGCAGGCCGGGCGGCGCCGTGTTCGCGGCACCGGCCGCGAACACCTGCTTGACCAGGCGGTCTTCCAGCGAGTGGTACGACAGGACGGCGATCCGACCGCCGACGGCGAGCGCCTTCACGGCCGCCGGGATCGCCCGCTCCAGGACGCTCAGCTCGCCGTTGACCTCGATGCGCAGGGCCTGGAAGGTGCGCTTGGCGGGGTTGCCGCCGGTGCGCTTGGCGGCCTGCGGCAGGGAGTCGCGGATGAGCTCGACGAGCCGCGCGCTGTTGCTGAACGGCTCCTTCTCGCGCTCGCGCACGACGGCGCTGACGATGCGCTTGGCCTGCTTCTCCTCGCCGTACTGGCGCAGGATCCGCACCAGTTCGCCGGGCGCGTACGTGTTGAGGACCTCGGCGGCGCTGATGCCGGTCGTCTGGTCCATGCGCATGTCCAGGGGCGCGTCCTGGGCGTACGCGAATCCCCGGTCCGCCTCGTCGAGTTGCATGGAGGAGACGCCGAGGTCGAAGAGGACGCCCTGTACGCGCGGGATGTCCAGGCGGTCGAGCACCTCGGGGAGCTCGTCGTAGACGGCGTGCACCAGGGTGGCCCGGTCGCCGTAGGGGGCGAGCCGTTCGCCGGACAGGCGCAGTGCTTCCTTGTCGCGGTCCAGGGCGACGAGGCGCGCCGCGGGGAAGGTGGCCAGGAGGGCCTCGCTGTGGCCGCCGAGGCCGAGGGTGCAGTCGACGACGACCGCGCCCGGTTCGGCGAGGGCGGGGGCCAACATGTCCAGGCACCGCTGGAGCATCACCGGGACGTGTCGGCTGTTGTCGGTCAAGGGGCCCTCTCAGGTCCGGCGCGGCGTCCGTACGCACTGCCGGGTCCCCGCCCGCTCCGTGAAGGGGAATGGTCCGCCGGCGCCGGGGAAGTGGCGTCAGCCGACCGGGAGCGGGAGGAGGCCGAGCCGTACGTACGCGCCGCGCACGTGGGGATTCTCAAGAATCTCCGGGATGTGCGGTCCAGCGGGGAGCAGGTCACGTCTCCCGCTTCGCGTCACTTTAGTCCACGGTGTCTTCCGGTCAATCAACCGGCCTGCGCGTCGCGGCCCGGTCCGAGACACGGGCGCAAATCCCCCGTAGTCACCCATTCGGCCGTAGCCGCCACACCCTGTGGGTTAGCTCACAACAAGAGTTATTGGCGTTCTTTGTCCCTTCTCACAGCGGGCCGAGTTGATCAGTGGCCATTAACGTCATATCCATGTCGACTTCCGCATCCCCCTCGGGTAACAGCCCCGCAGAGCCGATCGGCGACATAGCCGTCGGCACGGTCACCGACCGCCTGGTCGAGGCGAACAAGCGGTACGCCGCCGGCTTCGCCGATCCGGGCATGGACGCCCGCCCCGTACTGCGTGTCGCCGTCGTCGCCTGCATGGACGCCCGCCTCGATCTGCATGACGCGCTCGGCCTCGAGCTGGGCGACTGCCACACCATCCGCAACGCGGGCGGCGTGGTCACCGACGACGTCATCCGCTCCCTGACCATCAGCCAGCGCGCGCTCGGCACCCGCAGCGTGGTCCTCATCCACCACACCGGCTGCGGCCTGGAGTCCCTCACCGAGGAGTTCCGCCAGGACCTGGAGAACGAGGTGGGGCAGCGGCCGACGTGGGCGGTGGAGTCCTTCCGCGACGTCGAGCAGGACGTACGCCAGTCGATGCAGCGCGTACGGACCTCGCCGTTCCTGCTGCACACCGACGACATCCGCGGCTTTGTCTTCGACGTGACGACGGGTCTGCTGCGGGAGATCGCCCCCGCGTAATCGACCCTGCGTGACTGACAAAAGGTCGTAAGACCCGACAAATCGGCGCCAGTTATCCACAGGCGAGTGACACGACCCGGTACGCCCAACAACAATGCGGGGGTGGCACCACGCACACCATTCACGCGTGGTGCCGGTGAATTCGGGGTGGACCGGGTCGTGCGCTTGAGCGGCGGCCCGGAAATGGGGTACCCCCTGCTCCTCAGGAGCGCGGGGCAGGGCCGAGGAGGGCCGGGTGACGACGTATGACGATCGAGCGAGCCTCACAGATCTGACCACCACAGCGGAGCGTGTCCGCAGGTCGGTGGAGGGTGTGATCGAGGGCAAGCCGGAGGTCGTACGGCTCTCGCTGACCGTGCTCCTCGCCGAGGGGCATCTGCTCATCGAGGATGTGCCGGGCGTGGGCAAGACCATGCTCGCCAAGGCACTGGCGCGGTCCATCGACTGCTCGGTGCGGCGGATCCAGTTCACGCCGGACCTGCTGCCGTCGGACATCACCGGTGTGTCCATCTTCGACCAGCAGCGCAGGGACTTCGAGTTCAAGCCGGGCGCCATCTTCGCGCAGATCGTGATCGGCGACGAGATCAACCGCGCCTCTCCGAAGACGCAGTCCGCGCTCCTGGAGTCCATGGAGGAGCGCCAGGTCACCATCGACGGGCAGACCTATGAACTGCCCAGCCCCTTCATGGTCGTGGCCACGCAGAACCCCGTGGAGATGGAGGGGACCTACCCCCTGCCCGAGGCGCAGCGCGACCGCTTCATGGCGCGCGTCTCGATCGGCTATCCGGGGCCGGAGGCCGAGCTCCAGATGCTCGACGTGCACGGCGGCGTCTCGCCCCTGGACGACCTCCAGCCGGTGGCGCACGCCCACGACATCGTGAAGCTCATCGACGCGGTGCGCACGGTCCACGTGGCCGACACCGTGCGGCGGTACGCGGTGGACCTGGTCTCCGCCACGCGCAACCACCCCGACCTGAGACTCGGGGCCTCGCCGCGCGCCACGCTGCACCTGGTGCGCGCCGCCAAGGCCTCCGCGGCGCTCAGCGGCCGGGAGTTCGCCCTGCCGGACGACGTACAGGCGCTGGCCGTCGCGGTCCTCGCGCACCGCCTGCTGCCCACCGCGCAGGCCCAGCTGAACCGCCGCACGGCCGAATCCGTCGTCCTGGAGATCCTCCAGCACACCCCCGTCCCCGCCGCCGCCCAGCCGGGCAACGGCGCCTTCTTCGCCCCGCAGCCGCCCGGCACGCGGAGGCTGTGATGACGGCGCCAGCGGGTCCTGCGGGTCCCGCCGAGGGCGACAAGGGCGGGCTGCGCACGGCTCTCGCGGGCCTGACCACACGCGGGCGTTCCTTCCTGGCGGCGGGCATCGCCGCCGCCATCTGCGCCTACGTCCTCGGCCAGAGCGACCTGCTGCGCGTCGGGCTGCTGCTCGCCGTACTGCCGCTGGTCTGCGCCGTGGTCCTCTTCCGCACCCGGTACCGCGTGGCGGGCAGCCGCAGGCTCTCCCCCGGGCGCGTGCCGGCCGGTTCGGAGGCCCGCGTCCACCTGCGCATGGACAACGTCTCGCGACTGCCCACGGGACTGCTGATGCTCCAGGACCGGGTGCCCTACGTCCTCGGGCCCCGGCCCCGGTTCGTGCTCGACCGGGTCGAGGCGGGCGGGCGCCGCGAGGTGTCCTACCGCGTCCGCTCCGACCTGCGCGGACGCTATCCGCTGGGGCCGCTGCAGCTGCGCCTGACGGACCCGTTCGGGATGTGCGAGCTGACCCGCTCCTTCTCGACGTACGACACCCTGACGGTCATCCCGCGCGTGGAGGCGCTGCCCCCGGTGCGGCTCTCGGGCGAGGCCAAGGGGTACGGCGACGGGCGCAACCGCTCGCTGGCGCTCGCCGGTGAGGACGACGTCATCCCGCGCGGGTACCGCCACGGCGACGACCTGCGCCGCGTCCACTGGCGCTCCACCGCGCGCTACGGCGAGCTGATGGTCCGCCGCGAGGAGCAGCCGCAGCGCGCCCGCTGCACGGTGCTCCTGGACACCCGGGGCACCGGCTTCCGGGGCGCCGGGCCCGACTCGGCCTTCGAGTGGGCGGTGTCGGGCACGGCCTCGGCCCTGGTGCACATGCTCGAACGGGGCTTCTCGGTCAGGCTGTTGACCGACACCGGCACCTCCGTGCCGGGCGAGGGCTCGGACGGCTTCGCGGGCGCGAGCCAGGAGTCGGCGGACGCGGCCGGGCTGATGATGGACACCCTCGCGGTGATCGAGCACTCGGACGGCGCCGGGCTCTCCCGTGCGTACGACGTGCTGCGCGGGGGCAATGAAGGCCTCCTCATCGCCTTCCTCGGCGACCTCGACGAGGAACAGGCGGCG is a genomic window containing:
- the rsmH gene encoding 16S rRNA (cytosine(1402)-N(4))-methyltransferase RsmH, whose protein sequence is MTDNSRHVPVMLQRCLDMLAPALAEPGAVVVDCTLGLGGHSEALLATFPAARLVALDRDKEALRLSGERLAPYGDRATLVHAVYDELPEVLDRLDIPRVQGVLFDLGVSSMQLDEADRGFAYAQDAPLDMRMDQTTGISAAEVLNTYAPGELVRILRQYGEEKQAKRIVSAVVREREKEPFSNSARLVELIRDSLPQAAKRTGGNPAKRTFQALRIEVNGELSVLERAIPAAVKALAVGGRIAVLSYHSLEDRLVKQVFAAGAANTAPPGLPVVPERYQPRLKLLTRGAELPTEEEVAENRRAAPARLRGAERVREDVS
- a CDS encoding carbonic anhydrase, which encodes MSTSASPSGNSPAEPIGDIAVGTVTDRLVEANKRYAAGFADPGMDARPVLRVAVVACMDARLDLHDALGLELGDCHTIRNAGGVVTDDVIRSLTISQRALGTRSVVLIHHTGCGLESLTEEFRQDLENEVGQRPTWAVESFRDVEQDVRQSMQRVRTSPFLLHTDDIRGFVFDVTTGLLREIAPA
- a CDS encoding MoxR family ATPase translates to MTTYDDRASLTDLTTTAERVRRSVEGVIEGKPEVVRLSLTVLLAEGHLLIEDVPGVGKTMLAKALARSIDCSVRRIQFTPDLLPSDITGVSIFDQQRRDFEFKPGAIFAQIVIGDEINRASPKTQSALLESMEERQVTIDGQTYELPSPFMVVATQNPVEMEGTYPLPEAQRDRFMARVSIGYPGPEAELQMLDVHGGVSPLDDLQPVAHAHDIVKLIDAVRTVHVADTVRRYAVDLVSATRNHPDLRLGASPRATLHLVRAAKASAALSGREFALPDDVQALAVAVLAHRLLPTAQAQLNRRTAESVVLEILQHTPVPAAAQPGNGAFFAPQPPGTRRL
- a CDS encoding DUF58 domain-containing protein translates to MTAPAGPAGPAEGDKGGLRTALAGLTTRGRSFLAAGIAAAICAYVLGQSDLLRVGLLLAVLPLVCAVVLFRTRYRVAGSRRLSPGRVPAGSEARVHLRMDNVSRLPTGLLMLQDRVPYVLGPRPRFVLDRVEAGGRREVSYRVRSDLRGRYPLGPLQLRLTDPFGMCELTRSFSTYDTLTVIPRVEALPPVRLSGEAKGYGDGRNRSLALAGEDDVIPRGYRHGDDLRRVHWRSTARYGELMVRREEQPQRARCTVLLDTRGTGFRGAGPDSAFEWAVSGTASALVHMLERGFSVRLLTDTGTSVPGEGSDGFAGASQESADAAGLMMDTLAVIEHSDGAGLSRAYDVLRGGNEGLLIAFLGDLDEEQAAVVAKMRQRSGAAVAFVLDSTVWAQRSGGVPAGAGDVRVQLLREAGWTALTVPPGASLTDLWRRADHARTSAGPAPATGTTTGGWA